The Desulfurococcaceae archaeon DNA window CTATGGGATGAGGTGCTGGGCTACTAATAATACCAGCTACTAGTCGCAACAGCTATTTTTAATTGCCTATTACCAGTAAACGGCATCCAGAGATTCTAGGATGCTAGGTGGGGATTTCGGATTAAAAGTACAAAGCGTAATGAATTCGCACCTTACCCTACCTAAGTCCCGACTTCAAACAGTCCACCGCGTAGGCCACTAGTGCCGAGATCTCTATAACATCGAATAGCCTTCTTGCAGAGTCTACTACAAACTTCACAGTATACGCGTCTAGCCGTTCAGCTATGTCACAGTCCTCGAGGAGGTCGGCTACGAGAGAGTCCCTCAGCACTAGTTCTACCCTATACGGCTTATTCAGCGTGAAGGTCTGGACCCTTCCGCTTTTAATTCTTTCACAGGCTTCTTTAATGCCGCCTCGTAGTAGCTGTTCTATTTTCTCGAGGCTGGGGTATACCGCTGCGTATCTCGAAATGCCCCTCTTTAACGGTACGAAAACAACCCAGGGGGTATAGGCTTCTACGTCCCTATTTAAGTGCTCATCACCTGCCAGCAGGGCCACAGGGACCCCCACTTCACCGGCGTAAAGGGAATTTACGAGAAACTCGCTGACCTTAACACCGTTCACCCTTACCTCGGAAAACGCCTTGCCACTAAATGTATGTTCTAGCACTCCGCGCGGTGTTCCGGCCGCTGCGTGATAGCCGATAAAGAACACTGCTGTAAAGTCCTTTGAGAGCCCAGAGATCATGCTGAATGGTCTTGGATACCCCTGCACGATCTGGGCTCTACCATCTAGTTCGAGGTAGTCTATGTTTGTCATCAGGCCATGGCTATCTGCAACGTGTATTTCTTCAAACCCCTGCTTGTAAAGCTCATCCACTACGATGTTCGTTAACTTCGTTGCGATCTTCGATGCCCTCGAAAACTGGCTACTCCAAGGGCTCAGCATAGTTCCGGAGACCACTCCGGGCAGACCTTCCAGGTCCACCGAAACATATGCTCTCATGCAAATCACCACTAAGATATACTGTGTCACGGTAAAATAAGCAAGCGAGTGACTAAAGCTAAAAGC harbors:
- a CDS encoding M55 family metallopeptidase, whose translation is MRAYVSVDLEGLPGVVSGTMLSPWSSQFSRASKIATKLTNIVVDELYKQGFEEIHVADSHGLMTNIDYLELDGRAQIVQGYPRPFSMISGLSKDFTAVFFIGYHAAAGTPRGVLEHTFSGKAFSEVRVNGVKVSEFLVNSLYAGEVGVPVALLAGDEHLNRDVEAYTPWVVFVPLKRGISRYAAVYPSLEKIEQLLRGGIKEACERIKSGRVQTFTLNKPYRVELVLRDSLVADLLEDCDIAERLDAYTVKFVVDSARRLFDVIEISALVAYAVDCLKSGLR